A genomic segment from Cygnus atratus isolate AKBS03 ecotype Queensland, Australia chromosome 9, CAtr_DNAZoo_HiC_assembly, whole genome shotgun sequence encodes:
- the MSL2 gene encoding E3 ubiquitin-protein ligase MSL2, translating to MNPVNATALYVSASRLVLNYDPGDPQSFSEINKLLPYFRQSLSCCVCGNLLQDPIAPTNSTCQHYVCKPCKGKKMMMKPSCSWCKDYEQFEENKQLSILVNCYKKLCEYITQTPLARDIIQAVDCSADLLALLKDGSPLHEETEKSSDTALALCLTHSPVPSTSELTNDPPASFTSVPESTHNVDVRGSVINGLPNCNGLSVDKLGVNIPSPEHANTIDVCSTGEYIKNEDISSSLQPVCDTVSTSDLCTTGIDICSFSEDIKPGGSLLLSVEEVLRSLETVSNTEVCGSNLQPSLETNMTNGPFLQLSPPPLSHNIFMSSDASPHGISCTAATPKVVKLNRKRSRSESDSEKVQPLPISSIICGPTLGASAPVTVKQENKMSLQPIATVPNGGTTPKISKTVLLSNKSMKKNLEHAPKKSHPKAKPGVLKTKDKAKEKVPSSNVMPGSPTKTVYKKPQEKKGCKCGRATQNPSVLTCRGQRCPCYSNRKACLDCICRGCQNSYMANGEKKLEAFAVPEKALEQTRLTLGINVTSIAVRNASTSTSVINVTGSPVTTFLAASTHDDKSLDEAIDMRYDC from the exons ATGAACCCGGTGAACGCCACTGCTCTCTACGTTTCCGCGAGCCGCCTGGTGCTCAACTACGACCCCGGGGACCCGCAGTCCTTCTCCGAGATTAACAAGCTCCTGCCCTACTTCAGgcagtccctctcctgctgcgTTTGCG gaaattTGCTACAAGACCCTATTGCTCCCACAAACTCCACATGTCAGCATTATGTCTGCAAACCTTGTAAAGGCAAGAAGATGATGATGAAACCGTCATGTAGCTGGTGCAAGGACTATGAACAGTTTGAGGAGAATAAGCAGCTAAGCATTTTAGTGAACTGCTATAAGAAACTCTGTGAATACATAACGCAAACTCCACTGGCACGAGATATTATCCAAGCAGTTGATTGTTCTGCAGATCTTTTGGCTTTGCTCAAAGATGGATCACCACTCCACGAAGAGACGGAAAAATCTTCCGATACAGCCTTGGCTTTGTGTTTGACACATTCCCCAGTACCTTCCACCTCAGAACTTACAAACGATCCTCCAGCTAGTTTTACGTCAGTACCTGAAAGCACACACAACGTTGATGTTAGAGGTTCTGTTATCAATGGGTTGCCCAATTGTAATGGGCTTTCAGTAGATAAACTTGGAGTGAATATCCCTTCTCCTGAACACGCGAACACGATCGATGTATGTAGTACTGGAGAGtatataaaaaatgaagatatctctagcagcctgcagcctgtgTGTGATACTGTTTCTACTAGTGACTTGTGTACGACAGGCATTGACATCTGCAGCTTCAGTGAAGACATAAAACCAGGTGGATCTCTTCTCCTTAGTGTTGAGGAAGTTCTACGGAGCTTAGAGACCGTTTCAAATACTGAAGTCTGTGGTTCTAATTTGCAGCCCAGCTTGGAGACAAACATGACTAACGGCCCTTTCCTGCAACTTTCTCCCCCACCCCTTAGCCATAACATTTTCATGTCCTCAGATGCTTCTCCTCATGGAATCTCGTGTACAGCAGCAACGCCTAAGGTGGTTAAGTTAAACAGAAAGCGATCTCGATCGGAAAGCGACAGCGAAAAGGTTCAACCTCTGCCCATTTCCAGCATCATCTGTGGCCCAACGTTGGGAGCATCAGCTCCTGTAACagtgaaacaggaaaacaaaatgtctttgcAGCCTATTGCAACTGTACCTAATGGAGGCACTACTCCCAAAATAAGTAAAACTGTGCTCCTGTCtaacaaaagcatgaaaaagaatTTAGAACATGCCCCTAAGAAATCTCACCCAAAAGCCAAACCAGGagtgctgaaaacaaaagacaaagcaaaggagaaagttCCTAGCAGTAACGTTATGCCAGGAAGCCCAACAAAAACTGTGTATAAAAAgccacaagaaaagaaagggtgTAAATGTGGTCGTGCCACCCAAAATCCAAGTGTTCTTACATGCCGTGGCCAACGCTGCCCTTGCTACTCTAACCGCAAAGCCTGCCTTGACTGCATATGCCGTGGCTGCCAAAACTCCTATATGGCTAACGGGGAGAAGAAGCTGGAGGCATTTGCAGTGCCAGAAAAGGCCTTGGAGCAGACTAGGCTTACTTTGGGCATTAATGTGACAAGCATTGCGGTGCGCAATGCCAGCACAAGCACCAGTGTAATCAATGTGACAGGGTCACCAGTAACGACGTTTTTAGCTGCCAGTACACACGATGATAAAAGCTTGGATGAAGCTATAGACATGAGATATGACTGttga